AGCAGGCGCGCAACCCACGCTTCACCTTCGGCACCGGCAAGCTCGGCGATCTCGCGGGTTTCGCCAGCGCCATCATCCTTGCCCTGATCGCGCTGCTGATGGCTTGGGAAAGCTGGCTGCGCCTTTCGAATCCGGTGCCGATCGGTTTTGCCCAGGCGATCGCCGTTGCGGTGATCGGTCTTGCCGTCAACCTCGCCAGCGCCTGGCTGCTTGCCGGCGGCGGCCACCATGCGCACGGCCATCACGCGCATCATCACCACCATCACCATGGCCATCACGATCATGGCGACCACATCCATGATCACCACCACGATCAACACGCCCACGATCAACACGCCAAGGATCAACACCCAAAGTCTGGCGACAACAATATCCGCGCTGCCTATCTGCATGTCGTTGCCGACGCGCTGACCTCCGTGCTGGCCATCGCGGCGCTGACGCTTGGCAGCCTTTACGGCTGGCTTTGGCTCGATCCGATCATGGGCATCGTCGGTGGCCTGGTCATCGCCAACTGGTCCTGGAGCCTGATGAAATCTTCGGGCGGCGTCCTTCTCGATGTCGTGCCGAAAGGCGAGACGCTGCCGGCCGATATTCGCGAGGCGATCGAGACCGAGGAAGACCGGATCACCGATCTGCATGTCTGGCAGGTCGGCCCGGGCCATCACGCCGCGATCGTCGCCGTCTTGGCCTCCGAGCCGCGCGAGCCGGCATTTTACAAGCGCAGGCTGTCGGCTCTGACGGAATTGTCGCATGTGACGGTCGAGGTGACGCGCGCAGCTTGACAGCCGACAACAATGCCGCTTCGTCGGCGGCTTAGTCACCGCCTATGACGAGATGCCGCCGCAATCGCGCCTTAGCTCTGTTCTCCGACTCGCCGGAGGATGTCATGGATATCAGTCTTACCCGCCGCATGCTGATCGGCTCGGCATTGTGCCTGCCTGCCCTTACGCTTCCCGTCGCTGCCCAGGACAAGAGCGAGGAGGGCGACGACAATGTCGAGCGCCGCCTGGCCGAACTGGAAAAACGCACCGGCGGACGCCTCGGCGTTTCCGTGCTCGACACCCAGACCAGTATCTCCTTCGGCTATCGCGGCAGCGAGGCCTTTCCGATGTGCAGCACCTTCAAGGCGCTGGCCGCCGGCTTCGTGCTGGCCCGCGTCGACAAGGGTGAGGAAAATCTCGAGCGGCGGGTGACCTATGGCAGGGACAAACTTGTCGACCATTCGCCGCTCAGCGAAAAACACGCGGGCGCCGATGGCATGACGATCGCCGAACTCTGCGAGGCGGCGGTGACGGTCAGCGACAACACGGCCGGCAACCTGCTGCTCGAAAGCTTCGGCGGCCCGGCCGGGCTTACCGACTGGCTGCGCTCGATCGGCGACGGCACGACCCGTCTCGACCGCACCGAACCGACGCTGAACGAAGGCCGAAAGGACGACCCGCGCGACACGACCAGCCCGGATGCGATGCTCGACACGCTCGGCAACCTGACCCTCGGCTCGGTGCTGACTGAAGCCTCCTCGGACAGGCTGATTGCCTGGTTGGTGGCAAGCACCACAGGCAAGGAGCGGCTGCGGGCCGGCCTGCCTCAGGATTGGAAGGTCGGCGACAAGACCGGCACCGGCCAGAACGGCTCTCTCGGCGACATCGCCGTCATCTGGCCGCCCGACCGCGGTCCGATCGTCGCGGCCGTCTATATCGCCGAGGCGACCGCGTCGGTGAAGGATCTCAACTCGATCTTTGCCGAAGTCGGCAAGATGATCACCGAGATGGTGTGACGCCGGAAATCACTCCAGAAGCAATCGATTACCGCATCGACATCAAGTTCGTGATCAGACCCGGTTTGATTTCGAGCACGGGCCGATTGGCCTCCGGGTGACCGATGTCTCTCAGCTGATCGGGTGACAGCTCGGCCAGTCGTCGCCGGCTCACGACCGCCCGTCGCCATCCCTGCAGGCCAGCGAACAGGTTTGCGATGATGTTCATGGGGCCAGGCACCCGGCTTGATGGCGCGCTGACGATGGTCTGTGTTTCCGTATGAGCCATTTTCCGATCTCCCACTTTGGTGATGTGCGGGTGGAAATCTGCCATGCGAGCGTTTTCCGCCTGTCCGGCTGAGCGTGAACGGGGAAGAAAACTTCGATAAGCCGCCGCTAAATCGGTGTTAAATCCGCCTTCCCCAATGCTATTCTGTCAGCGGCGGTCCAAAGCGGGGGGCTTTCTATGCGCATCAGGTTGCTAGGCGGTCTCGAGGCTACTTCCGGAGAAGGTGGGCAAGTCCGCTTCGCCACGCGCAAGACGTTGCTGCTGTTTGCTGCCCTGGCGTTGGCAGGCCGCCGCGGCTGTCGCCGGGAGGTGCTTTCCGAAACCTTCTGGCCGGGACGAAGTAATGAGCAGGCCCGCAGTAGTTTGCGGCAGGCGCTGGTCGATATCAGGCGGTTGTTCCCGGCAAGCAGTGATGCCAACGTCTATATCGATGGGGACCAGGAGACCGTGGCGCTGATTTTCGCTCCTGGTGAAGCCGACATTTCACTCTTCGAGCGGAAGCTGGTGACGGGCTCGAGCGCAGATCTCGCCTTCGCAGCCGATCTCTACCGCGGCGAGCTGCTCGAAGGCCAGTCCATTCCGGATGAGTTGGGTGAGTGGTTCGCGCCCTACCGGAGCACATATCAGCGCAAGGCGCTGCAGCTCGTGGAACGGTTGAGCCTTGCCCTCTTGGAACCAGGCTCCGCGGAAGAATTGCCCTGTGAAGGCCTTGCCGAGAGACTTCTCGCCTCCGACCCTACGGCGGAGACCGCCCACAGGGCGCTGATGCGGATTCACACTCTCCGCGGCCATGAGAACATGGCCTTGCGCCAGTTCGAAACCTGCCGGGCTCTCCTGAAGAAGCATCTGGGTGTCGAACCCGAAGCTGAGACGTCGTCCCTGGCCGCCACGCTGCAACCGCGGCAGCGACCCGGTGATCCGCGGGCCGCCGCGCCCGCAGTCGAGCCGCAGCCGCAGGCCTTCTCCGCTCCGAGGAAACATCATGATCGGCCATCGCTTGCGGTGCTGCCCTTTCAGAATTTGAGTGGCGACCTGGAACAGGAATATTTTGCCGATGGCATCGTGGAGGATATCACCATCGCACTCGCGCAGTTCCGCCACCTCTACGTCATCGCGCGCAATTCGAGCTTCACCTATAAGGGGCAGGCCGTTGACATAAAGCGGGTCGGGCGCGAGCTGGACGTCGACTATGTGGTCGAGGGGAGCGTGCGCCGCGCGGGTGACCGGCTTCGTATCGCCGGACAACTCATCGACACCTCGACCGGCGCGCATCTCTGGGCAGACCGTTTCGACGGGACGCTGGCGAACCTGTTCGATCTGCAGGATCAGGTCGCATCGAGTATCGTCGGCGCAATAACGCCGAAAGTCGAGGAGGCAGAGATCGAGCGCGCCAAACGCAAGCCGACAGAGAGCCTCGACGCCTATGACTATTATCTCCGTGGGCTGGCGGCCTTCGACCGGACCGTGACCAACAGATCGGTCGTCGACGAGGCCCTGCGGCTGTTCATGAAGGCGATCGAGCGCGATCGGGATTTCGCCATCGCCCACGCCCGGGCGGCGCGATGCTACGCGACCCGAAAGAGCAATGGCTGGATGGTCGATCCGGCCACCGAAATTGCCGACGCGACCCGACTGGCGAGAAGAGCCGTCGAACTCGGCTGGGACGATGCAGTCGCGCTCTCCTACGGGGGATATGTGCTCGGTTATGTCGGTGGCGACCTCGATGAGAGTGCGGCCTGCATCGACCGCGCGCTCTTTCTCAACCCGAACCTGGCCGCTGCCCTCGGCGTCAGCAGTTGGGTGCGAGCCTGCCTGGGCGAACCGGACAAGGCAGTCGAACATGCTGCCCTCGCCATGCGGCTGAGCCCCTTGGATCCGCGCCTGTTTGCCTGGCAGTTCAACACCGGCCTGGCTCACTTCTGCGCCGGTCGTTACGAGGACGCCGCCGTCTGGGCGGCGAAATCCCTGCGCCACCAGCCGAACTACCCGAGCGCTATGCGGGTGATGGCGGCGGGCCACGCGATGGCCGGTCATAGGGCGGAAGCAGAGGAAACGATCACGCGCCTCCGCCTGCTGGACCCGGCGCTCCGGCTCTCGAATCTTGCCGACATTCTACCACCGTTCCGGCGTCCGGAGGACCGCAGCCGCTATATTGAGGCTCTTCGTATGGCGGGATTGCCGGAGTAGGCATGCGGCGAAGGAGACCTCGCCATCACGGCAGCGTATAGGCGATGACATAGTCGCCGGGCTTGGTGCCGACCGAGCCGTGGCCGCCGGCGACCATGACGACATATTGCTTGTTGTCGTCGGTCGTATAGGTCATCGGCGTCGCCTGGCCGCCGGCCGGAAGCCGCGCCCGCCAAAGCTCCCGTCCGTTCGTCACATCATAGGCGCGCAGGTAGTTGTCGACCGCAGCGCCCAGGAAGGCGACGCCGCCTTTGGTCAGCATCGGCCCGCCGATGCCGGGCACGCCGACCTTGAAGGGCAGCGGCAGCGGCGTCATGTCGTGCACCGTGCCGTTCTTGTGCATATAGGCGATCTTGCCGGTGCGCAGATCGACGCCGGCGACATAGCCCCATGGCGGCGCCTGGCAGGGGATCTGCATCGGCCCGAGAAAGGGACCCATGAAGACGCCGTAGGGGGCGCCGTCATTGCGGTTGAGCCCCTGTTCGCTGCCTTTTTCGTCCTGGCCTCGCGGCGGAATGTCGGCGGCCGGCACAAGGCGCGAGGTGAAGGCGAGATAGGTCGGCATGCCGAACATGATCTGCCGCTCCGGATCCACTGCCACCGAGCCCCAGTTGAAGGTGCCGAAATTACCGGGATAGACAATCGTCCCTTGAAGCGACGGCGGCGTGTAGCGGCCCTCATAGCGATAGCGGTGGAAATCGATGCGGCAGAGGAGCTGGTCGAACAGCGACACGCCCCACATGTCCTTTTCCTTGAGTGGCTCCGGCGAGAAGGTGAGGTCGGAGATGGGTTGCGTCGGCGCGGTGTGATCGCCCGAGACCGCGCCGCCGGGCGCTGCGATTTCCTTGACCGGGACGATCGGCTCGCCGCTGCGCCGGTCGAGCACATAGAGATCGCCCTGCTTTGTCGGGCCGACGAGGGCGGGAACCACGCTGCCGTCAGGCTTGGTCAGGTCGATGAGCGCCGGCTGCGCCGGCACGTCCATGTCCCAGAGGTCGTGATGCACCGTCTGGCGCACCCAGCGCAGCTGCCCGCTGGCGATGTCGAGAGCGACGATCGAGGAGGAGAATTTCTCGACATTGTCGCTGCGGCCGATGCCGATCTGATCGGGAACCTGGTTGCCGAGCGGGATGTAGACCATGCCAAGCGCTTCGTCGACGCTGAAGACCGACCAGCTGTTCGGCGAGTTGGTCGTATAGGTCTGGCCGCCGGCAAGCGGCGTCGTCACATCGGGGTTGCCGGAATCCCAGTTCCACAGCAGCGCGCCGGTCTTGATGTCGAAGGCGCGGATGACGCCGGATTGCTCCTCGGTGGAATAATTGTCGTTCACCGCCCCCCCGATGATGATCTTGCCGGCCACCGCGACCGGCGGCGAGGTGGAATAATAGTAGCCGGCCGGGTTGAAGCGCATGCCGGTTTCCAGATGCAGCACGCCCTGATCGGCAAAGCCGGTGCACACCTTGCCGTCGGCCGCATCGAGCGCGATCAGCCGGGCGTCCGAAGTCGGCAGATAGACGCGTTCGGCGCAGGGCTGGCCGGCGGCGACATCAGGATCGGCATAATAGGTGACGCCGCGGCAGGTCTGATGCTGTCGGTTCGGATTCATTCCGGAGTTCGAGTCGTATTTCCATTTCTCCTTGCCCGTCTTGGCGTCGAGCGCAATCGCCCAGTTATGCGGCGTGCAGAGATAGAGCGTGTCCTTCACCTTCAGCGGCGTCACCTGATAGGTCGTTTCGCTGATATCCTCCGGCCGCTTGACGTCGCCGGTCTGGTATCGCCACACCTCCTTGAGGGTGGAGACGTTCTCCGCGGTGATCTGGTCGAGCGGCGAGTAGCGCTGGCCGAAGGGCGTGCGGCCATACTGGTGCCATTCGCCATCCGGAACGCTGCCGCCGAAGGCGGGGCTGGCGGCGACCTGATCCTTCGGCAGCTCGCCGGCCAGATCGTGGGGGTCCGTCGTCATCGAGTAGAGGGCGACCAGGATGGCGAGAATGACGGGCACGCCGAGTGGCCAGGGATTGGCGCCGTAGGTTATGCCCGTGGGGCTTCGAAAGCCGAGCGGCCCGCGGATCCACGGCGTCAGCAGCCAGAGCCCGAGCAGGATGATGACGCCGCCGCGCGGGCCGAGCTGCCACCAGTCGAAGCCCACCTCCCATACCGCCCAGCCGAGGGCTGCGACCACAAGAACCGCATAGACCCAGAGCGCCACCGCCTTGCGCATCAGCAGCAAGCCGGCGGTGATGAGGAACATCAGCCCGGCGAACAGATAGAAGACGCTGCCGCCGAGCGTGACGAGCCAGAGCCCGCCGCCACCGAGCGCAAGCCCGATGATGATGAAGAGGATGGAGGTGATGACGATCGCCATAAGGCTGTCTCCCGCGAGGTTTAGCCGGGGTGGAGGAACGGCGGAAGATCCCCGCCGATCAGGCAGGTAGCGCAAGGGAGAGAGCTTTCAACCGCCGCGTTTGCCGCAGGCTGCCGTCACGTGCTGATGTACAGAATCGGACTTTCCCGCCGATGCGGGCCGATGATCGCGGCGCGCAGATAACCGTCAGTTACGTTCCGCAGAAGGTCTGCAGCACTCGCTCGTTCGGCTTCGGCGGTTCCATATAGGCCGCAAAGCTCGGCTGGTCCTCATAGGGCTTGGCGAGGACTTTCAGGAGCGCCTCGAACAGCGAGAAATCGGCGCTTTCGACCGCAGCCTCGATGGCCTGTTCGACCCGGTGGTTGCGCGGGATGAAGACCGGATTGACGCTGCGCATCGCCGCGGCACGGCCGGCGGCCGTTTGCGGATCGCGTGACAGTCTCCCCCGCCACCGCGCCAGCCATTCGCCAGAGCTATCCGGCTCCCGGAAGCTCGTCGCGAATCCAGGCTCCGCCGCGTCATCGCCCGCGAGATCCGACAGCCGCCGGAAGGTCAGCGTGAAATCGGCGCCTTGCGCCTGCATCAGCGCCAGCAACGCCTGCACCAGCTCGAGATCACCATCCTCTTCGCCCTCAAGCCCGATCTTGGCTCGCATGCCCTTCAGCCAATGCGCCTGAAACCGTTCGCCATAGGCGCGGATCACGGCATTCGCCTTGTCGACGGCGCTGTCCTGGTCGGCATCGATCAGCGGCAGCAGCGTTTCGCCGAGCCGTGCGAGGTTCCATTGGCCGATTGCCGGCTGATTGGCATAGGCATAGCGCCCATGGTGGTCGATCGACGAGAAGACGGTGGAGGGATTGTAGATGTCCATGAAGGCGCAGGGGCCGAAATCGATCGTCTCGCCGGAGACGGTCATATTGTCCGTGTTCATGACGCCGTGGATGAAGCCGATGTGCAGCCAGCGGGCAATCAGCGCCGCCTGACGCTCCGAGACGGCTTCGAACAGCGCGGCATAGGGGTTTTCCGCTTCCTTCAGTTCCGGATAGTGCCGATCGATCACATAGTCGGCCAGAGCCCGCACGCCTTCGGCATCGCCTCTTGCCGCAAAGAACTGGAAGGTGCCGACCCTGATATGGCTTGCCGCCACGCGGGTGAAGACGGCGCCTGGCAGCACTTCTTCGCGATAGACCGGCTCGCCTGTCGTCACGGCCGCCAGCGCCCGCGTTGCGGGGATGCCGAGCGCGAACATCGCCTCGCTGATGATATATTCCCGCAGCACCGGCCCGAGCGCTGCCCGCCCGTCGCCGCGGCGGGAAAACGGTGTCTGCCCGGCGCCTTTCAGCTGAATATCGTAGCGCTTGCCGTTGCGGCCGACGACCTCGCCGAGCAGGATCGCCCGCCCATCGCCGAGCACTGGCGAAAAGCCGCCGAACTGGTGCCCTGCATAAGCCATGGCCAGCGGCAAGGCTCCCTCGGGAACGAGGTTGCCGGAAAAGATCGCTGCGCCGTCGCGCCGCAGCACCTCGACGTCGAGCCCGAGCTCTTCCGCCAGCGGCTCGTTGAGCTTGATCAGCCACGGCTCGGCCACCGGTGTCGGCGCTTGCGGCGCAAAGAAGCGCTGCGGCAGGCCGGCATAGCTGTTGTCGAAGGCAAAGGCCGCACCGGGCCGGTTTTTCTCGAGAGCGGAGGTCATGATTGATAGGTAGGGCTGGGTGGCCCGTGGCGCAAGCCGAATAAAGCTCTTCACGCAGCACCGGCCAATGCAAGGAATTGTGATCTGCTTTTCCCTCTCGTCAAAGCTGCTTTGCCATAAAGGGCATAGCGCCGCCATGATCGCAGGCGTATAGCAGATCGTCTCCCCTTGGCATTACGCCATGTCATCCCCCGCGGCCTTGCAGCCTCGTGTGCTCCGCCGCGCCACCGCGAGTGATCCCGGACGATGTCGGATCAGATTTACCAGGCGCCGATTGTTCGGCGCGCCGCGCCCAATTTCCGGGTGATCGCGATGATCGTCGCGAGTGCGATGCTGATGGAAAATATCGATGCGACGGTTCTGGCGACCGCGCTGCCGACCATGGCGCGCGATTTTGCGGTCAGCGCCCCGGCCATGTCGATTGCGCTCACCTCCTATCTCCTCAGCCTGGCGATCTTCATTCCGGCGAGCGGCCGGATGGCCGACAGTTTCGGCTCCCGCACGGTCTTTCGCGCCGCTATCGCCGTCTTCGTCATCGGCTCCATCCTCTGCGCGCTGGCGCCGACACTGCCCTTCCTGGTGCTGGCGCGGCTGCTGCAAGGCCTGGGCGGGGCGATGATGATGCCGGTCGGCCGGCTGGTGCTGATGCGCAGCGTCGCCCGCAAGGACATGGTCAGTGCCATGTCGTGGCTGCTGGTGCCGGCGCTGATCGGCCCCATTGTCGGCCCGCCGCTCGGCGGCTTCATCGTCACCTATCTCGACTGGCGCTGGATCTTCTATGTCAACGTGCCGATCGGCATCATCGGCATGATCTTCGTCTCGATCTATATCGACGAGGTGAAAGGCAAGGCGGTCGGCCCCTTCGATACGATCGGCTTCATCCTCTCCGGCATTTCGCTCGGCTCGCTGCTCTTCGGCTTCGAAATGTCGAGCCATGAAGGCGAGGGCGCCTTTTCGATCTTTCTGATCGCCCTCGGCCTCATCTTCGGCATCGCCTATTTGAGCCACGCCCGCCGGCACCCGTCGCCGATCATGGATTTCTCGCTGATGACGGTGCCGAGCTTCGGCACTTCGGTCATCGCCGGTTCGTTGACGCGCATCACCCAGGGCGCCCAGCCCTTCCTGCTGCCGCTTCTCTTCCAGATTGGCTTCGGCCTGTCGGCCGCCGCGGCCGGCCAGATCGTCATCGCCACCGCGCTCGGCGCCCTCGCGATGAAACCGATGGCGCGGTTCGTCTTCAGCCGGCTCGGCTTCCGCCGCAGCCTTGTCCTCAACGGCATTCTCGGCACGGTCGGCTACGGCCTCTGCGCCGCCTTCCGGCCGGACTGGCCGATGCCGCTGATCTTCATCGTGCTGGTGCTCAGCGCCTTCTTCCTGTCGTTCCAGTTCACCGCCTACAACACCATTGCCTATGACGAGATCGACAAGGAGCGGATGAGCTCGGCCACCAGCTTCTACACCACTTTTCAGCAGCTGATGCTGTCGCTCGGCATCTGCATCGGCGCCTTGGCGCTGCACGGTTCCATGGCCTTCAACGATGTCGAGACGCCGACGCTCGGTGATTTCTCCACCGCCTTCGTCGTCGTCACCCTCATCTCGATCACCGCGACGATCTGGAACCTGCGCTTCTCGCCGACCGCCGGCGAGGAGATCAGCGGCTATAAGCCGAAACGGAAGAAGGATGTCGCCGGCGGCTGACACGACATGCATGCAAACAAGGACTTGGACCGCCTCGCCTGAATCAGATTCTGCGCGGGCAGTTGGTCTTGATCCTTGTTCTCAGGCTTCCATTGCCGCGGCCATTTCTGCAAGCTTGCGCACGGTATTGAGATTGCGCGAGGTCCCCGGCTTCAGCGCCGGCAGCTTCAGCTTCGAGCGGCCGGAACCATTGGGATAGTGCACATAGATTTCGCGAGCCGCGAGCTTCGCTTCCTCGCCATCGGGCGCCACCATTTTATCGAGTGCATCGGCGGGCGGCTTTTCGGGCAGGAAATAGACGAGCAAAAAATTCGGCTTGGCATCGGGAAAGGGCGCGTTCCCGGCAATCGCATCGAGTTCCTTGCGGCTGCGCACCATCACCCCCGGCCGCTTGCCCATCTTCTGCCCGAGCGCCGCGCCGAGCCTTTCCTCCACCGTTTTTTCGGATTCGTCCGAACGGAAAAGCACGTTGCCGCTCTGGATGTAGGTTTTCACATCCGTGAAGCCGAGGCCTTCGCAGATCGTCTTGAGTTCAGCCATCGGCAAGGCACCAGTGCCGCCGACGTTCACAGCGCGGAGGAGGGCGATGTAAATTGGCATTTCCTTCTTCTCAGCTGTTGTGCCGTGCCGGCCCCCCTCTGCCCCGGGCATCTCCAGGTGGGGAGATGCCCGGCAGGGCAGAGGGGGCTCACACGGCACGCCTTGCGCTACTTCCCTCTATCCACCCCTCACATCTTTCCCGCCACCTTGATCGCAAACGCATACTCGAACGCAATCTCCTCCAGCCGCTGGAACCGCCCCGACGCTCCGCCATGGCCGGCGTCCATATTCGTCTTGAGCAGGATCGGCGCTTCGCCGGTCGTCTTGTCGCGCAGCTTCGCCACCCACTTGGCCGGTTCCCAATAGGTGACGCGCGGGTCGGTCAGGCCGCCGAGCGCCAGGATCGGCGGGTAGGCTTTGGCGCTAACATTGTCATAGGGCGAATAGGCGGCGATCTGCTCGTATTCTTCGCGGCTGTCGATCGGGTTGCCCCATTCCGGCCATTCCGGCGGCGTCAGCGGCAGGGTGTCGTCAAGCATGGTGTTGAGCACGTCGACGAAGGGAA
This DNA window, taken from Rhizobium etli CFN 42, encodes the following:
- the dmeF gene encoding CDF family Co(II)/Ni(II) efflux transporter DmeF encodes the protein MNAGIGKAQMTALEHDHVFLGADHQRNELRIWLVIGLTAVMMVAEIAAGTIYGSMALVADGWHMSTHASALLISALAYLFARKQARNPRFTFGTGKLGDLAGFASAIILALIALLMAWESWLRLSNPVPIGFAQAIAVAVIGLAVNLASAWLLAGGGHHAHGHHAHHHHHHHGHHDHGDHIHDHHHDQHAHDQHAKDQHPKSGDNNIRAAYLHVVADALTSVLAIAALTLGSLYGWLWLDPIMGIVGGLVIANWSWSLMKSSGGVLLDVVPKGETLPADIREAIETEEDRITDLHVWQVGPGHHAAIVAVLASEPREPAFYKRRLSALTELSHVTVEVTRAA
- the bla gene encoding class A beta-lactamase, whose product is MDISLTRRMLIGSALCLPALTLPVAAQDKSEEGDDNVERRLAELEKRTGGRLGVSVLDTQTSISFGYRGSEAFPMCSTFKALAAGFVLARVDKGEENLERRVTYGRDKLVDHSPLSEKHAGADGMTIAELCEAAVTVSDNTAGNLLLESFGGPAGLTDWLRSIGDGTTRLDRTEPTLNEGRKDDPRDTTSPDAMLDTLGNLTLGSVLTEASSDRLIAWLVASTTGKERLRAGLPQDWKVGDKTGTGQNGSLGDIAVIWPPDRGPIVAAVYIAEATASVKDLNSIFAEVGKMITEMV
- a CDS encoding DUF1127 domain-containing protein — translated: MAHTETQTIVSAPSSRVPGPMNIIANLFAGLQGWRRAVVSRRRLAELSPDQLRDIGHPEANRPVLEIKPGLITNLMSMR
- a CDS encoding BTAD domain-containing putative transcriptional regulator, producing the protein MRIRLLGGLEATSGEGGQVRFATRKTLLLFAALALAGRRGCRREVLSETFWPGRSNEQARSSLRQALVDIRRLFPASSDANVYIDGDQETVALIFAPGEADISLFERKLVTGSSADLAFAADLYRGELLEGQSIPDELGEWFAPYRSTYQRKALQLVERLSLALLEPGSAEELPCEGLAERLLASDPTAETAHRALMRIHTLRGHENMALRQFETCRALLKKHLGVEPEAETSSLAATLQPRQRPGDPRAAAPAVEPQPQAFSAPRKHHDRPSLAVLPFQNLSGDLEQEYFADGIVEDITIALAQFRHLYVIARNSSFTYKGQAVDIKRVGRELDVDYVVEGSVRRAGDRLRIAGQLIDTSTGAHLWADRFDGTLANLFDLQDQVASSIVGAITPKVEEAEIERAKRKPTESLDAYDYYLRGLAAFDRTVTNRSVVDEALRLFMKAIERDRDFAIAHARAARCYATRKSNGWMVDPATEIADATRLARRAVELGWDDAVALSYGGYVLGYVGGDLDESAACIDRALFLNPNLAAALGVSSWVRACLGEPDKAVEHAALAMRLSPLDPRLFAWQFNTGLAHFCAGRYEDAAVWAAKSLRHQPNYPSAMRVMAAGHAMAGHRAEAEETITRLRLLDPALRLSNLADILPPFRRPEDRSRYIEALRMAGLPE
- a CDS encoding glucose/quinate/shikimate family membrane-bound PQQ-dependent dehydrogenase, with amino-acid sequence MAIVITSILFIIIGLALGGGGLWLVTLGGSVFYLFAGLMFLITAGLLLMRKAVALWVYAVLVVAALGWAVWEVGFDWWQLGPRGGVIILLGLWLLTPWIRGPLGFRSPTGITYGANPWPLGVPVILAILVALYSMTTDPHDLAGELPKDQVAASPAFGGSVPDGEWHQYGRTPFGQRYSPLDQITAENVSTLKEVWRYQTGDVKRPEDISETTYQVTPLKVKDTLYLCTPHNWAIALDAKTGKEKWKYDSNSGMNPNRQHQTCRGVTYYADPDVAAGQPCAERVYLPTSDARLIALDAADGKVCTGFADQGVLHLETGMRFNPAGYYYSTSPPVAVAGKIIIGGAVNDNYSTEEQSGVIRAFDIKTGALLWNWDSGNPDVTTPLAGGQTYTTNSPNSWSVFSVDEALGMVYIPLGNQVPDQIGIGRSDNVEKFSSSIVALDIASGQLRWVRQTVHHDLWDMDVPAQPALIDLTKPDGSVVPALVGPTKQGDLYVLDRRSGEPIVPVKEIAAPGGAVSGDHTAPTQPISDLTFSPEPLKEKDMWGVSLFDQLLCRIDFHRYRYEGRYTPPSLQGTIVYPGNFGTFNWGSVAVDPERQIMFGMPTYLAFTSRLVPAADIPPRGQDEKGSEQGLNRNDGAPYGVFMGPFLGPMQIPCQAPPWGYVAGVDLRTGKIAYMHKNGTVHDMTPLPLPFKVGVPGIGGPMLTKGGVAFLGAAVDNYLRAYDVTNGRELWRARLPAGGQATPMTYTTDDNKQYVVMVAGGHGSVGTKPGDYVIAYTLP
- a CDS encoding protein adenylyltransferase SelO; translation: MTSALEKNRPGAAFAFDNSYAGLPQRFFAPQAPTPVAEPWLIKLNEPLAEELGLDVEVLRRDGAAIFSGNLVPEGALPLAMAYAGHQFGGFSPVLGDGRAILLGEVVGRNGKRYDIQLKGAGQTPFSRRGDGRAALGPVLREYIISEAMFALGIPATRALAAVTTGEPVYREEVLPGAVFTRVAASHIRVGTFQFFAARGDAEGVRALADYVIDRHYPELKEAENPYAALFEAVSERQAALIARWLHIGFIHGVMNTDNMTVSGETIDFGPCAFMDIYNPSTVFSSIDHHGRYAYANQPAIGQWNLARLGETLLPLIDADQDSAVDKANAVIRAYGERFQAHWLKGMRAKIGLEGEEDGDLELVQALLALMQAQGADFTLTFRRLSDLAGDDAAEPGFATSFREPDSSGEWLARWRGRLSRDPQTAAGRAAAMRSVNPVFIPRNHRVEQAIEAAVESADFSLFEALLKVLAKPYEDQPSFAAYMEPPKPNERVLQTFCGT
- a CDS encoding MFS transporter — encoded protein: MSDQIYQAPIVRRAAPNFRVIAMIVASAMLMENIDATVLATALPTMARDFAVSAPAMSIALTSYLLSLAIFIPASGRMADSFGSRTVFRAAIAVFVIGSILCALAPTLPFLVLARLLQGLGGAMMMPVGRLVLMRSVARKDMVSAMSWLLVPALIGPIVGPPLGGFIVTYLDWRWIFYVNVPIGIIGMIFVSIYIDEVKGKAVGPFDTIGFILSGISLGSLLFGFEMSSHEGEGAFSIFLIALGLIFGIAYLSHARRHPSPIMDFSLMTVPSFGTSVIAGSLTRITQGAQPFLLPLLFQIGFGLSAAAAGQIVIATALGALAMKPMARFVFSRLGFRRSLVLNGILGTVGYGLCAAFRPDWPMPLIFIVLVLSAFFLSFQFTAYNTIAYDEIDKERMSSATSFYTTFQQLMLSLGICIGALALHGSMAFNDVETPTLGDFSTAFVVVTLISITATIWNLRFSPTAGEEISGYKPKRKKDVAGG
- a CDS encoding DUF1697 domain-containing protein, with translation MPIYIALLRAVNVGGTGALPMAELKTICEGLGFTDVKTYIQSGNVLFRSDESEKTVEERLGAALGQKMGKRPGVMVRSRKELDAIAGNAPFPDAKPNFLLVYFLPEKPPADALDKMVAPDGEEAKLAAREIYVHYPNGSGRSKLKLPALKPGTSRNLNTVRKLAEMAAAMEA